A window of Quercus robur chromosome 12, dhQueRobu3.1, whole genome shotgun sequence genomic DNA:
ATGGAACCGCACTTTATGCTGCTGCTTACCCAATTCGAATTAGAGATGTGCATATTCAACCACTAAGATTGTATCATCATGTCTTTAAtgatttgctttttattttcttttttacttatgaacaaagttttttaaattacaacatTTGATGGTTACATTTGAAACGTTTTTGATGACCATCACTAATTAAATTGcattatctttgttttttacCCCGTAGGGATTGACCCCCCCAACCGGCCAATTCATTGTGGCCACTAAAGACTTGGAGGAGCTATTATAAATTTCTGGGTAAAGTTTTTATCTACATCTTGATAAAGGAATGAAAGTgacttcattttcatttttcaacatAAATGGcgtaataagtaataactattGAAATATTGTGCTTGACTTagtgtaatctatatatatatatatataataggtgaaacggagaaaaactcaaattaaaatttcaaattagagttctaattttgcatcatgtgtcttaaattaatattcttagAGGGtttcatttcttaattttagaatcaaatgtggaaccacattataaatattcatccaaatgagttattaagtacaaaaaccaaagagtttagaacaaataaatcataaaaaaaaaaaaagtgcttcataataataaataaataaataaacatgcacaatttacattttatacctaataatatctttacaaaattttttaaagagttaacaaaatataaaaatgactatcactagtatttaaattatatatatatgaattatattatgtattttattgtataCTTTTAAAgatattcatgcatatgcatgaaattACAAACTAGtaagtaataactaataagtaatATAGTGTAACAAGTAATAACTAATGAAAAATGAAAGCgacttcattttcatttttcatgttAAATATGCATATACCGTTGGGTAAAGGTCAATACACAAAATTTGAGTCTGAGATTGACGTCTTGTGACTTTAGGATGAAGCAATTAAGCAATCTATTTAATTCAACAGGCTTTGCCTTCTGCATTTTTTAATGGTGAATAACAAATACATTTGTTTATATTATGATGAATTGATGATAATTTAAAATGCACAATATTTCAATACATTTGTTTTTTACCCCGTAGGGATTGACCCCCCCCAACCGGCCAATTCATTGTGGCCACTAAAGACTTGGAGGAGCTATTATAAATTTCTGGGTAAAGTTTTTATCTACATCTTGCCAATTCATTGTGGCCACTAAAGACTTGGCGGAGCTATTATAAATTTCTGGGTAAAGTTTTTATCTACATCTTGATAAAAGAATGAAAGTgacttcattttcatttttcaacatAAATGGCGTAATAAGTGATAACTATTGAAATATTGTGCTTGACTTagtgtaatctatatatatatatatatatatatataataggtaaAATGGAGAGAacctcaaattagaatttcaaattagagttctaattttgcatcatgtgtcttaaattaatatttttagagagttttatttcttaattttagaatcaaatgtggaaccacattataaatattcatccaaatgagttattaagtacaaaaaccaaagagtttagaacaaataaatcataaaaaaaaagtgcttaataataataaataaataaataaacatagacaatttacattttatatctaataatatctttacaaaaatttttaaagagttaataaaatataaaaatgactatcaatagtatttaaattatatatataggaattgtAGGGCCTcgttttggggcccaggcccaacaggtaggtggttctggcccaaggagccctaaacaatgaatttgtagagaacgGGTTgcagaactaggccctaacgaAGTAAGTGTTAATTAACTTTGGGCCACACAACAATTGAACATAAGAATATCTCCTTCATGTCCACTGGATATTCGGTCCAAGGAGACGTATGGGTGCACCTCTGTTCCTGATCAAAGGCTAtggtctttctctctttcttctgcacttccttcctcttttttccgatccccttcTTCATGGGAAttcccttctcttatatagcccccttgaagtcatcagaaccttacacttgttgatcatctggaccttcacttgagtgcccgtcccatcggacatctctcctatctttctgtgagttatagtggccaaggtaacactgttcgcctgtcctctccacattaatgcgaccagaaaagtagctgctctgcatttaatgtggcagctgcagTCTCTCCCTTGACATCCTATACTCTCTTCCCTCTCTCGGGCTTGTGGGACTCATCCCTGCTACTAATACTCGTTGGAGTGATTCTTTATTGCTAGTAGGATGCTTGTTTGAGCCATACTAGGCACGTTCGAgaagacattcctcctcggatcgccttttaaataagtttgggcCCATAAGAATTAGGCCGAGAGCCCTTTTGGCGCCCACACTTTCTCCTTGGGCGTGGTTGAATTCTATATGGGGCTCAAGGCCCATTGTTTGATCTGGGGATTTTACCCCTACatgaattatattatatattttattgtatatttttaaaggtattcatgcatatgcatgaaattACAAGCTAGtaagtaataactaataagtaatATAGCATAACAAGTAATATGGCGTAAcaagtaataactaataagtaatATAGCATAACAAGTAATATGGCGTAACAAGTAATAactaatgaaaaatgaaaagcgacttcattttcatttttcatgttAAATATGCATATACCGTTGGGTAAAGGTCAATACACAAAATTTGAGTATGAGATTGACGTTTTGTGACTTTAGGATGAAGCAATTAAGCAATCTATTTAATTCAACAGGCTTTGCCTTCTGCATTTTTTAATGGTGAATAACAAATACATTTGTTTATATTATGATGAATTGATGATAATTTAAAAGGTACAATCATACAACATACTTAAAGATTCCCATTATCTAAGTATTTATTCTCACCTAATGTCAGCATTGCAAAGGAAGAGCTTGTGGAAAAAGCAAAGAGAGAGTTAATCAATCTTCATATCTACTAAGTGGTAAAAATGTTTGGGTTCAATCTTCATATCTTAAGGatttagcaaaaaattataaCGCATAGAGAGAAAATTCGAAAGgttttcaagagagagagagagatcctaAGTCCTAACAGCAGCCGCTCTTTTTTAGTTTTGCACTAATCTTTTGTTATTACATTTTCGAGCAGGCATTGatataaacattaaactagCATTTATCACGTCTGATTAATAGATGTAGTAAGCTCTAATAATCACCCTTTATATATTAGAATCCGATATCTTTCTTGGCCCTAGAAACATGAGATCTTACCTTTCTTAGCTTTGATACATCTACGGTTAGATAGATTTGTTGGGAGAGTTGAGTCCGGAACCCTTGCCAATAGGTAACTCGTTGACCGCTACCATTTTATTTCCTTAGGTaatgaaatgacaaaaaaaatggtgtgaaaattagaaaagaataaatatttgtaAGTTGAATATAACACAAATAGTATTTGTAATTTAATGAgagtttaaataaataatgcacAAGACTTATCTTGTAGATTTTGGGATGCTTGATATTAAAATAAGTGGTGTGACTTTTTGGTGGAAATGATATTACAAGCATGAGATACTCGGCGGTGGTGTTACGTATGTAATGGTGACATGCCAAGATATTTAGCATTGTTGGAAGGCATTTAACAACGGCAACTTGAGGTAGTTAACAAAGAATAGCATGGGGCATTTGGTGGTGACACAAAGAAGAAGTCAGCAGCATGGTATGAGTCATTCAGCAGCACAACATGGGATATTCAACAACGTATAGGCTCTTGAGAACTTATTCTACAGACAAGTGCTTAAGCTGTTAAATTCAGAAAAGTTTAGTCAATGAGAGCACATTCAAGTCATCGTATGTGAATTGGCTTCATTGAGCTTATTGAGCTTCTGCCAAAGCTCCTGCAGACCAAGCTTCTGGTTCAGTTGACTTGGATATTTTACTGCAGAACCCACAGTATTTTAGACTTCAAACAATCTAAATAGAGAGAGAGGTTCGGCCCATGAGATCTGATGGGACTCCACTCTTCAACCTGCAAAAATATACAAGTAATCCCCCATGGCAGTGTCATcttctaaaaattcaaaatttcacaGACAAGTCCAAATTTCCATTGATTGAAAAGATCAATTTATCTTCCTAAATTCGGCCAGTTGAAAATAAGTACAAACGTATTCAACAACTAGTTATAATTCAACCAAGAAAAAACAACAATTAGTTGTAACACTCTGATTcctttcttaaaatattaaaatatgcaAATTTGTGGAATCATTCTCAGacacaaatataaattaaaggGCATAGCTCCAAATCAACTAgactaaaaatattattaataatatttataagaacttatattttttattattttcccaaAAGTTGTCCCTATGGGTGCATAAACATGACATAGTTTTTCAATTAGCTGGACACCTccattcatttaattaaatgttTTGGTAAATTGCTTCTAGCCCCTAgctagatttttctttttcttttcctttttcctttataGATGAATAAAGAATTGAATTGAAAAGGTATCACATCCTTTACATAGACTAGTCTTTTACACACCAGCAGAAAAAGATTCGGAAAATTAACTTGCATAATAATAGATTTGATAATCCATGAAAGTTGAATTCAGAAGGTATAGTGCAGTATCTACAGACATGTTTGTAATGAAGCACCTCTATTATTGAACTTGACAAGGATTGAGGTAAGAAATACATATGAATCTTATATACACCTACAGATGTTACCATCAAAAACATCTGCAAGTGCTAAATAAACAGTAATATATTTCTTAGACAAACAAGGGGAGTTGCTAACATCAGAACTTGTATGTCTGCACCTTGCTTGGCCATAGAATTAAAGAATGAACAGAATTATTTTTAGGATTCTTGTTACTTGCAGACCCTCCATACCTCAAACGATTCCAACAAGTGATGAATTGTGTTTTCGAGTTGAACATGGTCCATGGAGAAGCATTCCTTTCGAACGTATTGAAGAGGATTTTCCAACACTAGGATCATCAAGGTGAAAAGGGAAAATATATCCTTCCTTAGCGTTAGCCTTGGTCCTTTTAATCTAACCTACCCAGATAGAATAGAACCTAGGGACATTTTCAACGTAAACCCAATTCATGCAAGACTCCAACAACTTCGTAAGTTGCCAACAAAAACTAGAATTATAGTACAATTTGGGGTCTCTAAGCATGCAGTATATGCCTGATCTTCCAATTATGAAGAGTCAAATAGATTCCATCCAACTACAGCCAGGTATCTTAGTTCCCTTCTCCCCCACAACCTTTCTCAAtctcttggcatcatcccaccTCTTAACCGAAGCATAAATGTTGGCGAGAAGAGAACAATAACCAGTTGTATCAGGCTCCAGCTCAAAGCAATGCTGAGCAGCTATCTCACCGAGCTCAACATTGTTATGTAACCTGCAAGCAAGAAGCAAAGCTCCCCAAACCCCAGCATGAGGCTGCATGGGCATGGTCCTTATTAGTTCATATGCTTCTTCTAATTGTCCTGCCCTGCCTAAAAGATCAACCATGATTCCATAATGATCAGCTGAAGGCACAAGTCCATGGTCCTTCATGGAGTTAAAGCATTGGTAGCCTTCTTCAACCAAACCAACGTGGTTATAGGCAGTTAGCAGTCCAGTGTAGGTGACTAAGTTAGGGCAAATACGGGAATTTATCATCTCTTCAAATAACTTGATTGCATCAAATGCCTTACCATTTATCCCACATCCCAAGATCATTGCAGAGTAAGCAATTAAATCCCTTTTCCTCAAGCCACGAAACAGCTCATATGCCTTACCAATGCTTCCACACTTCGCATACAGGTCAACTAAAGCAGTAGCCAAATGATCATCGAGTTCAATACCGAACTTATTCATATATGACTCAACCGAAGGCCCAAATTTGAAATCTCCTAGTTGTGAACAAGCAGATGTAACACTAGCCAAAGTTAATCCATCTGGCCGAACATTTACATTTGGTTCAAGCATCTGGTTGAACAGCTcaatggcctccttaggttggCTATTTTGAGCATAGCAAGATATCATTGCATTAAACGAGAGCAGATCTTTCTCATCCATCTGATCAAAGAGTTTCTGAGCAGACTCAACATCCCCACATTTCGAGTACCCAGCAATCATTGTGATCCAAGAAACATTATTTCTTTGAGGCATTGCCTCAAAAATGCTTCTTGCCGATTCTATGTCCCCACAATCAACATAACCACTAATCATTGAATTCCAAGAAGCTGTGTTTTTCTCTGGTATCTGCTGAAAAAAAGAGCATGCCTGGTCCAAATTTCCTACTCTCGCATACCCCAAAACCATTGAATTCCAAGATATAACATCTTTCCTTGGAATTTCATCGAACACCCTCTGAGCTTCAGCTAAATTACCAGATTTCAAATACCCAGATAAGATAGAATTCCAAGAAACCACATTCTTCACCAACATCTCATCAAACACCTTTTGTGCGGTTACCATATCACCCAGTTTAGAATATAAATCCACAAGTGCTGTTTGCACGTAAACACAGCTACAATATCCATATTTATGAACTTGACCATGTACTAAAACTCCACCTATCCTACACTCAATCCTAGCACAAGCTCTTAGAGCAGAAGAAACAGCAAAAGTGGTTGGACACAGACCTAGTCTGTGCATTTGAACATAAAGCGAAAAAGCTTCTTTGAATTGGCCGTGCTGGGAAAAGAACCGAATTGTGCAACCCCAAGAAAAAGCATCCGGGTTTTGCAATTGGTAAAGAATTAGTTTTAGATATTGAGCTTGAGCAACAATTCTAGAGTGAGTGGAAGTTGAGAGGGTGATTTGGCGGACTAAGAGAGGTTCCAAGTGGTTATTGAGACCGTTTATGAGGATTTGTGCATGGATTTGCTTTGCCTGATTGACGGTTAGGCTGTTATTCAACAACGTTGTTAGTCTTGGCACCACCATTCAGATTACGAGCTATTTTGCTCCAGTATGATCAAATCAAATGCCTGTGTCTGTGACATGTTGAGTTgtgaataaaaatttgaaaaaaaaaaattccggaAAACCCTCACCAATTGCGCCGAAAATGGTTAATTACATCCGTACAAGGCTTGAAGCTCACCTAGTAtctcaaaaatatcaaattatcccaaaaaaaccaaaaaaaaaaaaagtcaattacAATTTTACACTGCTTTTTTACTGTCATACCATTTGTGACGAGGGATAATCATTCTTACATGGATCTATTTCTCTACGTTAAAATTGTGATATAAAAATTGgagaaaattatattattgCTTATTCGGTTTTCCATTATTATACTTACATTCTTTTTAGTTCGGAGTAAGATATAACCATATTTTCTAAAATGCAAACTATTTAAACTAGTATCCATAAATGactaaacaagaattttaaaaatgttaaatgtGGGGTTAAGGGTCCAAATCACATACTAAGTCTCGGGTCCTGTCTAAGGAGGTAAGTAATCTGAAGACAAGCAAGCAGTACAAAATGGTTTGAGTCAGACTTTACGAACAGAACATGAACAAGAAGGTTGTCTGAGGAGGAGTGTCTCCTTGAACCGGCTAAGAATAGGTCAAACATAGGACCTAATGATTAAGGCGACCTCCCAGGATGCACCAATGACAAGGACGTACCACAGAAACGTTCAAGAGAGAAGGAAACTccaaaaaatatctaagggaaagctgctatcaccgcattgaatgcattacacctacttttctggccgcatttatgtggagaagacccctgaacaataCTGCCTTGGCaactgcaactcacagaaaatcAAAGTGGGTGTCTGATATGACAGATACTCAAGTAAGAGCTCaaatgattaacaagtgtaagatGATGACCCAAAGAGGGCTATATAATGGGAAAGACCCTCCTTctaagggagagagagagagaaaaaaaaaaaaaaaaaaaaagagagagagagagaagaaaaagtgaAGAAACACTATAGCAATCTAGAACCAAACTTGTAGCAAAACTTTGAGAATAGTATTTAAGAATCAGTATCCTCGGACTTGGccaatgacattttttttttttttagtgaacagctattatctttctttttttgtcatttaaaTCTATAGGCCGGTTACTTAATTCACTTAAGCCCAGTTTTCTAATccattttctacaaatttattgctTTGGGTTTTTTGGACTTAAGTTTGTACATTTGTTGGGCTAAAAGTTCAAATCAGGTCCTTATAttaaatttcttgttttattcTCCACTTAAACTGAAATCCCACCCCTCTTAGTCTTATCTGAAACTTGAGATTTTTTATAGcccttttatatttttgtgggattttaaaaacatttttcaatgtAAATAGTATATATCTTGGAGGAGGTGATTGTCTTGTTCTAAATTATAGAGTAGGTGAGTATAATTACTAATTTGGGACGGAATCATATGTTGATTGCCCCCCTCCCCCCGACCCTGCGcggaattttttaaaaattaattaagtattcatttatttatttaaaagtttagatacaaaaatttatatccCCAAGTTGAAAATTAGTGATTTCAAATTGTAAACCAACccaaagaatttaaaatattaaataatcacTTGACTTATATGTGTTTAGTATTACAATTTGCTTGTTTGATGTTTAGGACCCAAAGCTATTAGTTTGAGACTTTAGATTTTAAGTGATATCATGCtacattaattatttgattttatacattgaaagaaaaattgttaTGACATATGTGGGGCTAGTGGATTCGCGGCCTAGTCCCACTCTACATGAGGGCCCAGGCCCTacggcccaagccgaggagagccattgccgaggacgacctcttgctcggcacctcatgaaatgcctgaagaaagggagaaactgagttcaggggcagggtaagggaaaaagcCACTAACATCATAATACCAAGcactgtatctgacaagtccatgctctaaaccataccctttaactttcccagcgaccccaaaccatactggaagatgggttgacaggacaggtctgcaccccgaaaaaagggtgagacttacacgtgaacttaaagggagagagaaaacacggatataaaaggaaaaactcccCAGCAGAAAGAGGAGGACACTCTCCCCCCGGTAAAAGGGGAGAAAGGGAATAATACAAGGATCTttggacagcgtccgaggacaaaagtcctacaacccgttccaatggagggcttagctgGTCAAGTCAGGCCCGCCCGTACAAGAATTTCCATGGACGCCACGATCaaaccgtccacctgtgcccaaggtcttGCCATTcgagcccactctctacaaatcatattgttggggctcATTGtatacgagcccaacgttactcttgggccgttaaacaaatcgtgtccctacaacatataacccaaaattaatc
This region includes:
- the LOC126709881 gene encoding pentatricopeptide repeat-containing protein At4g22760, which translates into the protein MVVPRLTTLLNNSLTVNQAKQIHAQILINGLNNHLEPLLVRQITLSTSTHSRIVAQAQYLKLILYQLQNPDAFSWGCTIRFFSQHGQFKEAFSLYVQMHRLGLCPTTFAVSSALRACARIECRIGGVLVHGQVHKYGYCSCVYVQTALVDLYSKLGDMVTAQKVFDEMLVKNVVSWNSILSGYLKSGNLAEAQRVFDEIPRKDVISWNSMVLGYARVGNLDQACSFFQQIPEKNTASWNSMISGYVDCGDIESARSIFEAMPQRNNVSWITMIAGYSKCGDVESAQKLFDQMDEKDLLSFNAMISCYAQNSQPKEAIELFNQMLEPNVNVRPDGLTLASVTSACSQLGDFKFGPSVESYMNKFGIELDDHLATALVDLYAKCGSIGKAYELFRGLRKRDLIAYSAMILGCGINGKAFDAIKLFEEMINSRICPNLVTYTGLLTAYNHVGLVEEGYQCFNSMKDHGLVPSADHYGIMVDLLGRAGQLEEAYELIRTMPMQPHAGVWGALLLACRLHNNVELGEIAAQHCFELEPDTTGYCSLLANIYASVKRWDDAKRLRKVVGEKGTKIPGCSWMESI